One window of the Takifugu rubripes chromosome 13, fTakRub1.2, whole genome shotgun sequence genome contains the following:
- the qser1 gene encoding glutamine and serine-rich protein 1 isoform X2 — protein sequence MMDGDYPSSSFADALAPPAQTVASWAYDRSTASVKPSSSYGAAHLDPELLQRQSYNSAHQLPMYTTSHLNASAALDSSSNTSETSIMSFLSAMETRSLQTGPVSASLLPPFRPPSWTTGSNTSTTELYLTGALPSAATFPSPAALSTYQHTGTYASRSYTTNSPLAAPDPAFSTSTNGLFSHHDPLLHIKPSQTVLPAALAFNHLSSPTWGSALPIQSSTYRSAQESAPHLLLPSNLSASHGTAQPYGATVLSSSIERALQRECSVIKHHQRPSSSITASEQMPSSEHSLQGFFGPGGEVDVSYQQGPTSQNTVSCSPSTEPQSSQDVGGASQPKTDSVTQAYSSSSLSAAEDGSTKAAPHPPAGEEGLPHSQDHTRDSPEQYSQVQKQNSVIANQQSVQLASLLSSSLTQNYMTPPTQPQPAHDTADKLPPLYKTLPPLSIQSEHVASVTQTLIYSSTPGLNQGEELHYGAQVRGLCQGNLAESYPASHSQGPSNVSFTTQSQVTATRSQSYIAGRPLNQSLPSYPPTCLHSHPTSNSSQDYGLIQCSAGGKLHDTLAQQSHKYVLASSLPAYSSPAQALQTNENLIQEAKDKLEQLPIQDLESLHQVTAAASNLSIHNNIIYVVSKMEDHHKTQSVIRSSSRSDEQLIGAGHTNVALIKGQQQVQLSGTTEQESTAIKMTNSNEMIPSLVPLSPEQLKQHPLELKSPEPHQQNQQGDQSQAAPAHTQFIAVPSSQVLLEHNQMILLPQPLIHNGDNAKVVQNIQPVQDVGPVQYLHMDRELQNPAASVSTSGCPDSSKCHYSHQTSQQTNDAKNNFSLNSICFPESILLGDDRNILSNVDDILAATVAACGVTPQDFAKATSSAEADMVMPSTADSKSHFHTVDLRHMSPSFSSSQHPGVANSHPIALNGTQMGSDCHGQSLHPNSSSELDTNEDGVSSENDFHLTGQVYDPSGFPNRIKGHAQCVKTEDNHTDGGEDFSKKKARSKASTKPAGPEDDTGQARSNKRGQAKRQNSRGSDIGSPSSSHGAYDGCLQQERVRQKIREVEEKQPEVKTGFIGSFLDFIKFGPKQQYSPSPTRIFSRQKKPCTVSKPPPCPSAALPNKLQTLPPPLLAQDTQGGSCQPKRLDEDLQKNLETLPSFSSDEEENTGRNQALRNSISSALSALDESSDHKNKTDNQLPVSLMKAEQLRAVTKGCLPQMTSPPQASSIISGGTSFAAKDEPKDNLPAQLAVRLKTVAIEGLTDEELSDSGGEGMYRERDEFVVRNEDIDILKVTMKGGSEPPAIWKVQKALLQKFVPELRDGKRVFSATNSYLGYFGDAKAMYQRVYVKFLDTVNKREYVRLCSRKPRCKPMNSLRGVQMKTLLGLTAAPSSVSQSQRPRPKQLKARTEPPPKKRRKWKEEFAASGSSAEEGGEEDELNPAVPFASRFLNTRTMKETFKSFVELLISIALDEDLVTALERANDELLLPHMKRVDGMITDNRKRLLHKLHIGQVLKTALDNFPEISVVTELKKDGETPAFKVRLSGKAYNKKTMKPYKMPNKVPQEYTVDQQRTQWFSLYHSLQHYKYHTYLMCKDEIASLRVHAGELGQMETVQKCLQNGAWVEGLFDRFGELINQVQQACQ from the exons CACTTGATTCAAGCAGCAACACTTCGGAGACCTCAATCATGAGCTTCCTTTCAGCCATGGAGACGAGAAGTCTTCAGACCGGTCCTGTTAGTGCCTCACTGCTTCCTCCTTTCAGACCACCATCATGGACTACTG GCAGCAACACGTCCACCACGGAGCTTTATCTAACCGGTGCCCTGCCTTCTGCTGCCACCTTTCCCTCTCCCGCTGCCCTGTCCACCTACCAGCACACTGGTACCTACGCCTCCAGGAGTTACACCACCAACTCTCCTCTGGCGGCCCCAGATCCCGCCTTCAGCACCTCCACGAACGGCCTGTTTTCTCACCACGACCCGCTCCTCCATATCAAACCCAGCCAGACGGTGCTCCCCGCCGCGCTGGCCTTCAACCACCTGTCCTCCCCGACGTGGGGCTCGGCTCTGCCCATTCAGTCGTCCACGTACCGCTCGGCCCAAGAGTCGGCTCCGCACCTCCTGCTGCCTTCGAACCTGTCTGCCTCTCACGGTACCGCGCAGCCTTATGGGGCCACAGTGTTATCCAGCTCTATTGAAAGGGCTCTTCAGCGTGAATGTAGTGTCATCAAACACCACCAGAGGCCTTCCAGCAGCATTACGGCTTCTGAACAAATGCCCAGTTCGGAGCACTCCTTACAGGGGTTCTTTGGCCCCGGCGGTGAAGTGGATGTATCCTATCAGCAGGGCCCGACCAGTCAGAACACGGTGTCCTGCAGTCCTTCCACAGAACCACAGTCTTCACAAGATGTCGGTGGTGCTTCGCAACCCAAAACGGACTCAGTGACCCAAGCTTATTCGTCCTCTTCTTTGTCAGCGGCTGAAGACGGTTCCACCaaagctgctcctcatcctcctgcgGGTGAGGAGGGTCTCCCCCACTCTCAGGATCACACAAGAGATTCTCCTGAACAGTATTCCCAGGTACAGAAGCAGAATTCAGTCATTGCTAATCAGCAGTCGGTCCAGCTTGCCAGCTTATTGTCTAGCAGCCTTACTCAGAACTACATGACCCCCCCCACTCAGCCCCAGCCTGCTCATGACACAGCAGACAAGCTGCCCCCCCTTTACAAAACACTGcctcccctctccatccagtctGAACATGTGGCGTCCGTTACACAGACTCTTATTTACTCCTCTACTCCTGGGCTCAACCAGGGGGAGGAGCTCCACTACGGAGCCCAGGTTCGGGGTTTATGTCAGGGGAACCTCGCTGAGAGCTACCCCGCTTCCCACTCTCAGGGTCCTTCAAATGTGTCCTTCACCACGCAGTCCCAAGTTACAGCGACGCGGTCTCAGAGCTACATCGCAGGACGGCCTCTCAACCAGTCCCTTCCCTCTTATCCACCTACATGCCTGCACAGTCACCCCACCTCAAACTCTTCCCAGGACTACGGCCTGATACAGTGCTCTGCAGGAGGTAAGCTCCACGACACATTGGCTCAGCAGTCCCATAAGTATGTGTTAGCTTCCTCGTTGCCTGCCTACTCTTCTCCTGCTCAAGCCTTACAGACCAATGAGAACCTAATACAAGAGGCAAAAGATAAACTGGAGCAGCTTCCAATTCAGGATCTAGAATCTCTTCACCAGGTCACCGCTGCAGCCAGTAACCTGTCCATTCACAACAACATAATCTACGTGGTTTCAAAAATGGAAGATCATCACAAAACCCAAAGCGTCATCCGAAGCAGCTCGCGCTCAGACGAGCAGCTCATCGGAGCGGGTCACACGAATGTAGCGCTGATAAAGGGCCAACAACAGGTTCAGCTGAGCGGTACCACCGAGCAAGAAAGCACCGccataaaaatgacaaactcaAACGAAATGATCCCGTCACTTGTCCCCCTCAGCCCAGAGCAGCTCAAGCAGCACCCGCTTGAGCTGAAATCTCCAGAACCACATCAACAGAACCAGCAGGGTGACCAGAGCCAGGCCGCTCCTGCTCACACCCAGTTTATTGCTGTCCCCAGCAGTCAGGTTCTCCTTGAGCATAATCAAATGATTCTTCTGCCTCAACCTCTAATTCACAATGGTGACAACGCAAAGGTGGTGCAGAACATCCAGCCGGTCCAAGACGTGGGACCGGTTCAATATCTTCACATGGATCGAGAACTTCAGAACCCTGCGGCGTCTGTGTCCACCTCCGGGTGTCCCGATTCCTCTAAATGTCACTACAGCCACCAGACTAGTCAGCAGACCAACGATGCCAAGAACAACTTCTCCCTCAACTCCATCTGCTTCCCTGAATCCATCCTGCTGGGAGATGACAGAAACATTTTATCCAATGTGGACGACATCCTGGCTGCCACCGTTGCAGCCTGCGGCGTCACACCACAAGACTTTGCCAAAGCGACGTCTTCTGCTGAGGCTGACATGGTGATGCCAAGCACAGCTGATTCTAAGAGTCACTTCCACACTGTGGATTTAAGGCATATGTCACCCAGTTTCTCTTCATCACAACATCCAGGCGTCGCCAACTCCCACCCCATAGCTCTAAACGGCACCCAGATGGGCTCCGATTGTCACGGTCAGTCTCTTCACCCCAACAGCAGCTCGGAACTGGACACAAATGAGGATGGAGTGAGCTCGGAGAACGACTTTCATCTAACCGGGCAGGTGTATGACCCGTCCGGCTTCCCAAACAGAATCAAAGGACATGCACAGTGTGTCAAAACAGAAGATAACCACACCGACGGCGGTGAAGATTTTTCCAAGAAGAAGGCTCGGTCCAAGGCCTCGACCAAACCAGCTGGACCCGAGGACGATACTGGCCAGGCCAGGTCCAACAAGCGCGGGCAGGCAAAGAGGCAAAACTCCAGGGGCAGCGATATCGGCTCGCCGTCCTCCTCCCACGGCGCCTACGATGGCTgcctgcagcaggagagagtCAGGCAGAAGATCCGCGAAGTGGAGGAGAAACAGCCGGAGGTCAAGACGGGCTTCATCGGCTCCTTCCTGGACTTTATCAAGTTTGGACCCAAACAGCAATACTCACCAAGTCCCACACGGATCTTCAGCCGCCAGAAAAAGCCCTGCACCGTGTCCAAACCACCGCCGTGTCCCAGCGCCGCTTTGCCTAACAAGCTGCAGACCCTCCCCCCACCTTTGCTAGCCCAGGACACTCAAGGGGGCAGCTGCCAACCGAAACGTCTGGATGAAGATCTGCAGAAGAACTTGGAGACTCTGCCGTCGTTCAGTTCAGATGAAGAAGAGAACACAGGGAGGAACCAGGCTCTGAGAAACAGCATCAGCTCAGCTCTTTCAGCTCTGGACGAGTCTTCGGATCATAAAAACAAGACAG ATAACCAGTTGCCCGTTTCTCTGATGAAAGCAGAACAACTGCGCGCCGTCACCAAGGGCTGTTTGCCACAGATGACGAGTCCTCCACAGGCCAGCAGCATCATCTCAGGAGGAACCTCGTTTGCAGCCAAAGACGAGCCCAAAGACAATCTGCCCGCTCAGCTAGCCGTGCGGTTGAAGACGGTGGCCATCGAGGGACTGACCGATGAAGAGCTGTCGGACAGCGGGGGAGAGGGGATGTACCGGGAGAGAGATGAGTTTGTTGTGAGGAACGAGGACATCGACATCCTGAAG GTGACGATGAAAGGGGGCAGCGAACCTCCAGCCATCTGGAAAGTTCAGAAGGCTCTGCTGCAGAAATTTGTGCCCGAATTAAGAGATGGAAAGAGGGTCTTCTCAGCCACCAACAGC TACCTTGGGTATTTCGGTGATGCCAAGGCCATGTACCAAAGGGTGTATGTCAAGTTCCTGGACACAGTTAACAAAAGGGAGTACGTGAGACTCTGCAGTCGGAAGCCACGCTGCAAACCCATGAATtctctgag GGGGGTTCAGATGAAAACCCTGCTGGGTTTGACAGCCGCGCCGTCCTCTGTGTCCCAGAGCCAAAGGCCCCGACCTAAACAGCTCAAAGCCAGGACGGAACCTCCaccaaagaagaggaggaaatggaaagAGGAGTTCGCTGCCTCTGGATCCTCTgcagaagaaggtggagaagaagatg AGTTAAACCCTGCGGTACCGTTTGCTTCACGGTTCCTCAACACCCGAACCATGAAGGAAACCTTCAAGAGCTTTGTGGAGCTCCTTATCAGCATTGCCTTGGACGAAGATCTTGTAACAGCACTCGAACGAGCAAACG ACGAGCTGCTGTTGCCACATATGAAGAGGGTTGATGGGATGATTACTGACAACAGGAAACGCCTGCTCCACAAACTACACATAGGCCAGGTCCTAAAG ACAGCCCTAGACAACTTTCCTGAGATCTCAGTGGTGACCGAACTAAAGAAAGATGGAGAAACTCCAGCCTTTAAAGTGCGGCTCAGTGGGAAAGCCTACAACAAGAAAACCATGAAGCCTTACAAGATGCCAAACAAAGTGCCACAG GAGTATACAGTGGACCAGCAGAGAACACAGTGGTTTTCTTTGTACCACTCGCTGCAGCATTACAAGTATCACACTTACCTAATGTGTAAGGATGAG ATTGCGTCTCTCCGGGTGCATGCGGGAGAACTGGGGCAGATGGAGACGGTCCAGAAGTGTCTGCAGAACGGGGCTTGGGTCGAGGGGCTCTTTGATCGCTTTGGGGAGCTGATCAATCAAGTGCAGCAGGCCTGCCAATGA
- the qser1 gene encoding glutamine and serine-rich protein 1 isoform X1, which yields MMDGDYPSSSFADALAPPAQTVASWAYDRSTASVKPSSSYGAAHLDPELLQRQSYNSAHQLPMYTTSHLNASAAALDSSSNTSETSIMSFLSAMETRSLQTGPVSASLLPPFRPPSWTTGSNTSTTELYLTGALPSAATFPSPAALSTYQHTGTYASRSYTTNSPLAAPDPAFSTSTNGLFSHHDPLLHIKPSQTVLPAALAFNHLSSPTWGSALPIQSSTYRSAQESAPHLLLPSNLSASHGTAQPYGATVLSSSIERALQRECSVIKHHQRPSSSITASEQMPSSEHSLQGFFGPGGEVDVSYQQGPTSQNTVSCSPSTEPQSSQDVGGASQPKTDSVTQAYSSSSLSAAEDGSTKAAPHPPAGEEGLPHSQDHTRDSPEQYSQVQKQNSVIANQQSVQLASLLSSSLTQNYMTPPTQPQPAHDTADKLPPLYKTLPPLSIQSEHVASVTQTLIYSSTPGLNQGEELHYGAQVRGLCQGNLAESYPASHSQGPSNVSFTTQSQVTATRSQSYIAGRPLNQSLPSYPPTCLHSHPTSNSSQDYGLIQCSAGGKLHDTLAQQSHKYVLASSLPAYSSPAQALQTNENLIQEAKDKLEQLPIQDLESLHQVTAAASNLSIHNNIIYVVSKMEDHHKTQSVIRSSSRSDEQLIGAGHTNVALIKGQQQVQLSGTTEQESTAIKMTNSNEMIPSLVPLSPEQLKQHPLELKSPEPHQQNQQGDQSQAAPAHTQFIAVPSSQVLLEHNQMILLPQPLIHNGDNAKVVQNIQPVQDVGPVQYLHMDRELQNPAASVSTSGCPDSSKCHYSHQTSQQTNDAKNNFSLNSICFPESILLGDDRNILSNVDDILAATVAACGVTPQDFAKATSSAEADMVMPSTADSKSHFHTVDLRHMSPSFSSSQHPGVANSHPIALNGTQMGSDCHGQSLHPNSSSELDTNEDGVSSENDFHLTGQVYDPSGFPNRIKGHAQCVKTEDNHTDGGEDFSKKKARSKASTKPAGPEDDTGQARSNKRGQAKRQNSRGSDIGSPSSSHGAYDGCLQQERVRQKIREVEEKQPEVKTGFIGSFLDFIKFGPKQQYSPSPTRIFSRQKKPCTVSKPPPCPSAALPNKLQTLPPPLLAQDTQGGSCQPKRLDEDLQKNLETLPSFSSDEEENTGRNQALRNSISSALSALDESSDHKNKTDNQLPVSLMKAEQLRAVTKGCLPQMTSPPQASSIISGGTSFAAKDEPKDNLPAQLAVRLKTVAIEGLTDEELSDSGGEGMYRERDEFVVRNEDIDILKVTMKGGSEPPAIWKVQKALLQKFVPELRDGKRVFSATNSYLGYFGDAKAMYQRVYVKFLDTVNKREYVRLCSRKPRCKPMNSLRGVQMKTLLGLTAAPSSVSQSQRPRPKQLKARTEPPPKKRRKWKEEFAASGSSAEEGGEEDELNPAVPFASRFLNTRTMKETFKSFVELLISIALDEDLVTALERANDELLLPHMKRVDGMITDNRKRLLHKLHIGQVLKTALDNFPEISVVTELKKDGETPAFKVRLSGKAYNKKTMKPYKMPNKVPQEYTVDQQRTQWFSLYHSLQHYKYHTYLMCKDEIASLRVHAGELGQMETVQKCLQNGAWVEGLFDRFGELINQVQQACQ from the exons CAGCACTTGATTCAAGCAGCAACACTTCGGAGACCTCAATCATGAGCTTCCTTTCAGCCATGGAGACGAGAAGTCTTCAGACCGGTCCTGTTAGTGCCTCACTGCTTCCTCCTTTCAGACCACCATCATGGACTACTG GCAGCAACACGTCCACCACGGAGCTTTATCTAACCGGTGCCCTGCCTTCTGCTGCCACCTTTCCCTCTCCCGCTGCCCTGTCCACCTACCAGCACACTGGTACCTACGCCTCCAGGAGTTACACCACCAACTCTCCTCTGGCGGCCCCAGATCCCGCCTTCAGCACCTCCACGAACGGCCTGTTTTCTCACCACGACCCGCTCCTCCATATCAAACCCAGCCAGACGGTGCTCCCCGCCGCGCTGGCCTTCAACCACCTGTCCTCCCCGACGTGGGGCTCGGCTCTGCCCATTCAGTCGTCCACGTACCGCTCGGCCCAAGAGTCGGCTCCGCACCTCCTGCTGCCTTCGAACCTGTCTGCCTCTCACGGTACCGCGCAGCCTTATGGGGCCACAGTGTTATCCAGCTCTATTGAAAGGGCTCTTCAGCGTGAATGTAGTGTCATCAAACACCACCAGAGGCCTTCCAGCAGCATTACGGCTTCTGAACAAATGCCCAGTTCGGAGCACTCCTTACAGGGGTTCTTTGGCCCCGGCGGTGAAGTGGATGTATCCTATCAGCAGGGCCCGACCAGTCAGAACACGGTGTCCTGCAGTCCTTCCACAGAACCACAGTCTTCACAAGATGTCGGTGGTGCTTCGCAACCCAAAACGGACTCAGTGACCCAAGCTTATTCGTCCTCTTCTTTGTCAGCGGCTGAAGACGGTTCCACCaaagctgctcctcatcctcctgcgGGTGAGGAGGGTCTCCCCCACTCTCAGGATCACACAAGAGATTCTCCTGAACAGTATTCCCAGGTACAGAAGCAGAATTCAGTCATTGCTAATCAGCAGTCGGTCCAGCTTGCCAGCTTATTGTCTAGCAGCCTTACTCAGAACTACATGACCCCCCCCACTCAGCCCCAGCCTGCTCATGACACAGCAGACAAGCTGCCCCCCCTTTACAAAACACTGcctcccctctccatccagtctGAACATGTGGCGTCCGTTACACAGACTCTTATTTACTCCTCTACTCCTGGGCTCAACCAGGGGGAGGAGCTCCACTACGGAGCCCAGGTTCGGGGTTTATGTCAGGGGAACCTCGCTGAGAGCTACCCCGCTTCCCACTCTCAGGGTCCTTCAAATGTGTCCTTCACCACGCAGTCCCAAGTTACAGCGACGCGGTCTCAGAGCTACATCGCAGGACGGCCTCTCAACCAGTCCCTTCCCTCTTATCCACCTACATGCCTGCACAGTCACCCCACCTCAAACTCTTCCCAGGACTACGGCCTGATACAGTGCTCTGCAGGAGGTAAGCTCCACGACACATTGGCTCAGCAGTCCCATAAGTATGTGTTAGCTTCCTCGTTGCCTGCCTACTCTTCTCCTGCTCAAGCCTTACAGACCAATGAGAACCTAATACAAGAGGCAAAAGATAAACTGGAGCAGCTTCCAATTCAGGATCTAGAATCTCTTCACCAGGTCACCGCTGCAGCCAGTAACCTGTCCATTCACAACAACATAATCTACGTGGTTTCAAAAATGGAAGATCATCACAAAACCCAAAGCGTCATCCGAAGCAGCTCGCGCTCAGACGAGCAGCTCATCGGAGCGGGTCACACGAATGTAGCGCTGATAAAGGGCCAACAACAGGTTCAGCTGAGCGGTACCACCGAGCAAGAAAGCACCGccataaaaatgacaaactcaAACGAAATGATCCCGTCACTTGTCCCCCTCAGCCCAGAGCAGCTCAAGCAGCACCCGCTTGAGCTGAAATCTCCAGAACCACATCAACAGAACCAGCAGGGTGACCAGAGCCAGGCCGCTCCTGCTCACACCCAGTTTATTGCTGTCCCCAGCAGTCAGGTTCTCCTTGAGCATAATCAAATGATTCTTCTGCCTCAACCTCTAATTCACAATGGTGACAACGCAAAGGTGGTGCAGAACATCCAGCCGGTCCAAGACGTGGGACCGGTTCAATATCTTCACATGGATCGAGAACTTCAGAACCCTGCGGCGTCTGTGTCCACCTCCGGGTGTCCCGATTCCTCTAAATGTCACTACAGCCACCAGACTAGTCAGCAGACCAACGATGCCAAGAACAACTTCTCCCTCAACTCCATCTGCTTCCCTGAATCCATCCTGCTGGGAGATGACAGAAACATTTTATCCAATGTGGACGACATCCTGGCTGCCACCGTTGCAGCCTGCGGCGTCACACCACAAGACTTTGCCAAAGCGACGTCTTCTGCTGAGGCTGACATGGTGATGCCAAGCACAGCTGATTCTAAGAGTCACTTCCACACTGTGGATTTAAGGCATATGTCACCCAGTTTCTCTTCATCACAACATCCAGGCGTCGCCAACTCCCACCCCATAGCTCTAAACGGCACCCAGATGGGCTCCGATTGTCACGGTCAGTCTCTTCACCCCAACAGCAGCTCGGAACTGGACACAAATGAGGATGGAGTGAGCTCGGAGAACGACTTTCATCTAACCGGGCAGGTGTATGACCCGTCCGGCTTCCCAAACAGAATCAAAGGACATGCACAGTGTGTCAAAACAGAAGATAACCACACCGACGGCGGTGAAGATTTTTCCAAGAAGAAGGCTCGGTCCAAGGCCTCGACCAAACCAGCTGGACCCGAGGACGATACTGGCCAGGCCAGGTCCAACAAGCGCGGGCAGGCAAAGAGGCAAAACTCCAGGGGCAGCGATATCGGCTCGCCGTCCTCCTCCCACGGCGCCTACGATGGCTgcctgcagcaggagagagtCAGGCAGAAGATCCGCGAAGTGGAGGAGAAACAGCCGGAGGTCAAGACGGGCTTCATCGGCTCCTTCCTGGACTTTATCAAGTTTGGACCCAAACAGCAATACTCACCAAGTCCCACACGGATCTTCAGCCGCCAGAAAAAGCCCTGCACCGTGTCCAAACCACCGCCGTGTCCCAGCGCCGCTTTGCCTAACAAGCTGCAGACCCTCCCCCCACCTTTGCTAGCCCAGGACACTCAAGGGGGCAGCTGCCAACCGAAACGTCTGGATGAAGATCTGCAGAAGAACTTGGAGACTCTGCCGTCGTTCAGTTCAGATGAAGAAGAGAACACAGGGAGGAACCAGGCTCTGAGAAACAGCATCAGCTCAGCTCTTTCAGCTCTGGACGAGTCTTCGGATCATAAAAACAAGACAG ATAACCAGTTGCCCGTTTCTCTGATGAAAGCAGAACAACTGCGCGCCGTCACCAAGGGCTGTTTGCCACAGATGACGAGTCCTCCACAGGCCAGCAGCATCATCTCAGGAGGAACCTCGTTTGCAGCCAAAGACGAGCCCAAAGACAATCTGCCCGCTCAGCTAGCCGTGCGGTTGAAGACGGTGGCCATCGAGGGACTGACCGATGAAGAGCTGTCGGACAGCGGGGGAGAGGGGATGTACCGGGAGAGAGATGAGTTTGTTGTGAGGAACGAGGACATCGACATCCTGAAG GTGACGATGAAAGGGGGCAGCGAACCTCCAGCCATCTGGAAAGTTCAGAAGGCTCTGCTGCAGAAATTTGTGCCCGAATTAAGAGATGGAAAGAGGGTCTTCTCAGCCACCAACAGC TACCTTGGGTATTTCGGTGATGCCAAGGCCATGTACCAAAGGGTGTATGTCAAGTTCCTGGACACAGTTAACAAAAGGGAGTACGTGAGACTCTGCAGTCGGAAGCCACGCTGCAAACCCATGAATtctctgag GGGGGTTCAGATGAAAACCCTGCTGGGTTTGACAGCCGCGCCGTCCTCTGTGTCCCAGAGCCAAAGGCCCCGACCTAAACAGCTCAAAGCCAGGACGGAACCTCCaccaaagaagaggaggaaatggaaagAGGAGTTCGCTGCCTCTGGATCCTCTgcagaagaaggtggagaagaagatg AGTTAAACCCTGCGGTACCGTTTGCTTCACGGTTCCTCAACACCCGAACCATGAAGGAAACCTTCAAGAGCTTTGTGGAGCTCCTTATCAGCATTGCCTTGGACGAAGATCTTGTAACAGCACTCGAACGAGCAAACG ACGAGCTGCTGTTGCCACATATGAAGAGGGTTGATGGGATGATTACTGACAACAGGAAACGCCTGCTCCACAAACTACACATAGGCCAGGTCCTAAAG ACAGCCCTAGACAACTTTCCTGAGATCTCAGTGGTGACCGAACTAAAGAAAGATGGAGAAACTCCAGCCTTTAAAGTGCGGCTCAGTGGGAAAGCCTACAACAAGAAAACCATGAAGCCTTACAAGATGCCAAACAAAGTGCCACAG GAGTATACAGTGGACCAGCAGAGAACACAGTGGTTTTCTTTGTACCACTCGCTGCAGCATTACAAGTATCACACTTACCTAATGTGTAAGGATGAG ATTGCGTCTCTCCGGGTGCATGCGGGAGAACTGGGGCAGATGGAGACGGTCCAGAAGTGTCTGCAGAACGGGGCTTGGGTCGAGGGGCTCTTTGATCGCTTTGGGGAGCTGATCAATCAAGTGCAGCAGGCCTGCCAATGA